From Pan troglodytes isolate AG18354 chromosome 9, NHGRI_mPanTro3-v2.0_pri, whole genome shotgun sequence, the proteins below share one genomic window:
- the LTO1 gene encoding protein LTO1 homolog, producing the protein MAGSQDIFDAIVMADERFHGEGYREGYEEGSSLGVMEGRQHGTLHGAKIGSEIGCYQGFAFAWKCLLHSCTTEKDSRKMKVLESLIGMIQKFPYDDPTYDKLHEDLDKIRGKFKQFCSLLNVQPDFKISAEGSGLSF; encoded by the exons ATGGCTGGCAGTCAGGACATATTCGATGCCATCGTGATGGCGGATGAGAG GTTTCATGGGGAAGGGTATCGGGAAGGCTATGAAGAAGGCAGTAGTTTGGGTGTGATGGAGGGAAGGCAGCATGGCACGCTGCATGGAGCCAAAATCGGGTCTGAG ATCGGGTGCTACCAAGGTTTTGCTTttgcatggaaatgtctactgcACAGTTGCACCACTGAGAAGGACAG CAGAAAGATGAAGGTCTTAGAATCATTGATTGGAATGATCCAGAAATTCCCTTATGATGACCCTACTTATGATAAACTCCATGAAGACTTAGACAAGATCAGAGGAAAATTTAAACAG ttttgTTCGTTACTCAACGTTCAGCCAGACTTTAAAATTAGTGCAGAAGGTTCCGGACTTTCATTTTGA